Below is a window of Garra rufa chromosome 24, GarRuf1.0, whole genome shotgun sequence DNA.
TTTGTGTTGATTAAATTTATAGTAAACATATTGTCTATAAACAGTTCTTATAGAATGATTCGCCTTCTGTGGAAGTCATCATGTGTTATTGTTCAACATTATTGAACCACAAAGAATTGAATTAGGCTGTATTTTTCAGATCAACAAAGAAATAAAATTGGTCAAATATCAATATAATAATATCAATTAAAACAAATTGTAGGTTTTTTTGTGCATTATTAAACCCAAaatattattttgcattattGTCCATCTCCTTCAAGTATATAGCTATATTTATAAGGATGTTGTAGGTTTCTATCAAAGCATTGATCATCCCGCCACTGCATTTTTAACTAGAAAACTCAATCAGGACTATGTCTTTCCAAGCCAACCCATAAATGtgaatcaaatctaaattttgacATTCACATCATTGTTTAAAAGCCATTCTGCTCAGCGCcatatttattaaaagttaattatATAGATTCATCAACTGAAAAGGtcaatatgtaaataaaaagtgCCTGCACTGTAATTTGGTGATTTCAGTATTAAAAAAGTTGACTGTGGGAGGAGGGATAGTTCAtagaataattttaataatttacttaaccttatgtcattccaaacccatgacTCTGAGAAACACGAATAGGGCAAAAAGCAAAAAGTTTAAGCTTCTCTTATTTTACATACCAAGATAGTTTATGATACTGGATGTCAAACTCTAAACATGAAAAAAGGCTTTCAATCATTCAATGTCTTCTGAATCCATGTGTGACGAGCAGACTATACACAATTTAATTAGAGAAATCTTGACTTCCACTTTAAATTTCGTACAGTATAGCTCCAGTTGTTGTAGTAAACAGAAATCAGACAAATCACCCGTGAGTTCTGACCCTACATACTCAACTCTCTGCTCAGATGATTCACACTGTTAATTTTAAATTACGTCAGCTGGCTGAGCAAAAACAAAGTTCTGTAAAATTTGAGTCTGAAAAGTAACTTTTTGTTTACTAAACTTGTATAAAAGCAATATCAAATTCTGATATTCAAAAGAGACAGTGCTCTTGCCAGTGTAGTGATGATTTAAATCAATAAaggattaaaataataaatataaagtaacaattcaaataaaaaaaggatTATGTGTGAACTCTGAATCGTTTGCATGGAGAGTCTGTTTTACATGAGCAACACATGCTTCAGTGCTCTGAATGTGTTTATAACTTTGTCAAACATCAAACATGATCAACAACTTATTTTCACTATAACTGAACCTGCAACCAACAAAAATGACTTTCATCACCATATTGATCTGGATGCTATTATTTCAAGGTTTGTGTCAGTAAGGACTTCATACATTATTtactttttgtttactttttgttGATTTTTGTTTGTAAAAGTGTTTGTGGTTTCTAAACATTCTCATTTGACAGAATCTATTGGGCAGGTGACAGTGACTCAAACTCCTTCTGTGCTGCTCGCTCAAACTGGACAATCAGTCACTGTAAACTGTAAATTTAGCAAAGATTCCTGCTGTACTAGTAGTGGAAATCCTGCTCTTAGCTGGTACTTACAGAAACCTGAAGAAGCTCCTAAACTCCTGATTTCATGGACCAACAGCCGCCAGTCTGGAATTCCATCTAGATTCAGCGGCAGTAAATCATCTGGAAGAGATTTTAatctgaccatcagtggagtccagactgaagatgctGGACATTATTATTGTCATAATGCACTCGTCGGTGgtgtgttcacacagtgataaagagtcgtacaaaaacttccgtcagtcagagtcacagtCACAGTGACTGAACTGATACTGTAGCTGTGCAAACACTATCTCTTACTCAACAGTGTAGATGTTCATGATAATGAATATACTTTATTCAAAAAGCATTAATTACATTTTCCACTTGctacagtaaatatgttaatcGAACACTATTTATCTTATTAAACTTATCTAACACTATAATTGTGAGGTTCATAATTCGGCTATTCTTGTTTCATcatgtacaaaacagctggtttttctgcttgatattgtaaattGGTGTTTTGCACCATATTATGTTAattttctaatattctgattctgatattttctgttttttttgtcttattaTCTGATTTACTATTCATAACTCATTTCTCATGAGCAGAAGTGAAACTGTTCCAGTTCAGAGCATTTAACTGATCAAATAGTGAAACTGAGTTTGAGGaaaaaatcagatttgcattGGCAGCTTTAGTGATTCTGATCGTCTCAGAATAGAGCAGCTCCGTCTCCAGTGACCATGTTCAAACCCCAAGAGCTTCAGTTCACATTTACTGCTAAATGCAGCTCTTCATCAAAAGCAGCTGAAACTTTGGTATGAACAACACACTGATCATTGATGCAGGCAAACATATGTGTTGCAGTGGCGTGCACAGACCTCTGGAGGGGCAGAAGCAAAATGGCATTACGTGGGCACAATTGCCTCTTCGGTAGAAATCGCGGAATCGCTAGTTGGCGCTGTGCATTAAAATCAGTGGAGAACAGTAAGAGGACAATGGGTCACTTATGTGCTATAcaagctcttaaaaataaaagtttgcagtGCCATAACACACAATTTTAGGTTGGAACCTTTTAGTGAATAGTTTATAAAAGAACAACATTTTTGTGCGTGTGTGCAGAAcatattttaataatctgaatACACTTTtttactataaagaaccttttgtggactGGAAAGGTTTAATAGATGCtaataaaaaacttatttttaagagcgtaggtTAATTCTTGGCCTGGTGCATTTTCAAAATAACATGTGAAACTGAAAATGCATGATTACAAAAAGACATTATAGCAAGCTATATAATGAAAAACAGATGAACAGTAATTTTACATATAAAGTGATGATATGAGGTTTTACAGTGTAAAATACAATACAAGCACAGTATTACTCAGTCTCCCCATCTACCTCATTCCTCTTTCTTGAGTATTAAGCAAGAGGACTGTCTTCCCACCCAGAAACCTGGCAGAATTGTCTCCTTTATGGGATTTTTAAATTTGTGAAGAAGTTTGACTTCCTTTTTCTTTGAATCTTCCTCTGTCTCCACAGTGTAGAAGCAGAGCAGACCCGCGGGCTGATCCACATACACCCCTATAGTGCAGCACTGAGGCACGTCTGTTACCCTGCTGTTGATTCCTTTATGCCAGGCGTCATAGCAGGACCCGGCCCAACCCAGACCCCATGATTCCTCGTTCTCCCCGAGGCCGCAGGGACCATCGCTTGCCTTCCTTCCAGCACCCTCATATGCCGCTCCTACAACCACCCAGCCGGAGTACAACACCTCCCAATAACAGCGAGTTGCCCAGATAGACTCCTTACAAAGcacctgtacacacacacacacacacacacacacacacacacagaatgtgCATTATTATCATTGAAATAATGCATGAGAGAGACAAAGGTAGCACAATTATCTGGTGTGTATTTGTGAGTTGTGGCCCATTTAGAATTTGAGAATACTTACAAAATATATGGCCTCatgttttgttaattttatatatttttcatattatttatttgattaaatatttgaCACTGTGTCACCTCACTTACCAGAAAGTGACAAAATGAATGCACTGTAAAATGAgtattgttgttaataataataatcaaaaacaatAACTTACATggcattaattaattttttttctgtactggtataataataataataataataataattattattattattattattattattattattattatgtgcatTACTAGTACATTCTAATGGTTGTTGCTCACTGTATAAAAAAAGtgattaaatgtaaaattataatttataattatctaacaatttttaattaattgatcattttcagaaTCTATGCAAGATGTTGGAGATGTTGAGATAAAAAATATGTTGAGAAAAATTTATCTCAATTAATTGTGATGTctgaaatatgaaaatattttgaaatatctcCATTCAGATGGGAAAAAAATATTCTTCATTACATATTAGTAGTAAAACAATTAAGCAAAACTTGTGCtgaacatattattattatgtactaaTTAGTGATGGGTAACAATTAATcttgattaatcgcatccaaaaaagtttatgtgtacataatatatgtgtgtactatgtatatgttttatgtatatataaatacacacacatgcatgtataaatttaattatattaaatgtatttctatgtaatataaattatatgaatataaatatatatgtaaatacacatatatttttttttaaaatatatactgtatcaACTTTTATTGTGGATCCagttaatcgcaattaatcattgcccagcactagtactaataataataaaaaaaaacaataattataatttGTTATTATGAATTTTCACGTATCAGTATCAGAAAAATCTATGCACTTtgaatttttataattattattataaatattaacaaCACCAACAATTCACAGTGTCTTTCACAGAGGTCTATCTGCTacgtaatgtgtgtgtgtgtgtgtgtgtgtgtgtgtgtgtgtgtgtgtgtgtgtgtgtgtgtgtgtgtgtgttttacctgAGGACTGTGGTCAAATCTCTCTGGCCTGTCCAGGTAAGGACACACCTCATCTGTCATGCGGGACACTTTAGCCCCGCCCTCTGTCAGCCACAGCACCTTATTGGCAGTTTGTTCGTCCAATGAAATATTGATCCAGTCTAAGAGGAAAGAAACAGGTCAGTACTTTTTAAACTAGgctactgtttgtttgtttatgtgagTAACTCACATTTAAGCAGCTCCTCTCGGGACGTCGGCTCTGGGATGTTCGGCTCGTAAACTGGGAGCTTTTCTGAAGATAgtgaaatatgaaaatagatttagatttcggcataaatgtaatgtaaatactGATAATTATCATGCAAACTGTGGTTTAGCACATCATACCGGCAGGAGTATTTCCGGCTTTGATTTGCCTTCCTggaagaaaacagaaaaatatatatttatattatatttaatttttttgcagcGCTATGTTGTTAGGGTGACAAAACGGTTTAAATcatcttaatttattattatttttttttttttttgccagatgTTCCGTCAATGTTAAAATTATTGAGctggccaatcaaatcaaagtagGCGTAGTTTACGCTCACGCAAGTAGAGCGCAACGCGTCAGCGTCAAGTTTAACGTTGAAAGAGAGTAAGCCAGGTAAGATGAAAGTAGCAAAACCTTTTTATATTTGACAACTGTTTTACGATAGAAATGATAAACGGTCGACAGTCAAACCCGAGGATGCAAAATACTCGATTTTGTTCTCAAATATAtcgttttttatttaaaaaaaagcggTATCGTGTACGTCAATCATGTAATTCCTAAATGAATGTGACGAAACATAAACTTTTAGCTTTTTTAGCATTTTAGGCATACAAAAGTGTA
It encodes the following:
- the LOC141300053 gene encoding tripartite motif-containing protein 16-like protein; translated protein: MPSSTTIMAHQIKKTGRQIKAGNTPAEKLPVYEPNIPEPTSREELLKYWINISLDEQTANKVLWLTEGGAKVSRMTDEVCPYLDRPERFDHSPQVLCKESIWATRCYWEVLYSGWVVVGAAYEGAGRKASDGPCGLGENEESWGLGWAGSCYDAWHKGINSRVTDVPQCCTIGVYVDQPAGLLCFYTVETEEDSKKKEVKLLHKFKNPIKETILPGFWVGRQSSCLILKKEE